TGCTGCGAAGGTCTGCGAGGCTGCGCAGCGTGTGAATGACGCCGCCGACCAGTTGCTCGGGCTGCATTGATTGCGCCAGCATTTGTTGCTTGAGACGGGTGACGTCAGCTTGTAGCTTCTGCACCACTGGGCTCAGCCCTTCAACGGTATGTTGGTCGAACAGGCTGTACTCGATGCGGTGGAAGCCACCGAAATCGGGGTCTTGCTCGCGTTTCTCGTAGTAATAGGCTCGGGCATTGACGGCGTTATCGACTTCGGAAAACCGCTGGGTTGCAGGTGCAATGTGCTGATAGGCAGCGCGGGCGGGCAGATAGGCTGCTTGCGCCTGGCTCAAATCGCCGGCATCGACAGCGGCTTGCAACGCAGTAATCGCCTTGAGCAGCGCCGAGCTTTGCAGGCTCAGGTACACCCGGTATTCCGACAGCGGTCCGAGGAACGCAACCAGAGTGGGCTTGGCCTTGGCGAAGGCGTCGGAAGCGGCGGTCGGAATTACCTTCATGGTGCCATGCGGATTACTGAGCAAACCGCAGGTAATGGTGTAGTCACCAGGCTTGAGGTTGGCGTTGATCACTGCACTTAAACCGGGCGCAATATTCTCGCGCTCTTCGAGGACCATAACGCCGTCGAGGATTTCCCATTCAACCGCACGTTCTGAACGGTTAACGATACGAAACGTAGTTCGTCCTGCCGGGACGCTCAACGCATTCGGCTCACAGTTATGAGGGTGAATGGTGACTATTACTTCAGCGCTGCTACTGGCCTGACGCTTGTGCATCGCGGCCTGAGACGCGTAGTAAAACAGCCCGCCGGCCGCGATCATAACGACCACAGAGCCAGCGACCGCCAATCGCAAGACGTGGGCAGGCTTGGCTTTCTTAGGAAGCCCAGAGGGAAGATTCGACATGGGTGCCCTTATTTATTCGTTAGACAAGAGGGGTG
The nucleotide sequence above comes from Pseudomonas sp. AB6. Encoded proteins:
- the efeO gene encoding iron uptake system protein EfeO, with translation MSNLPSGLPKKAKPAHVLRLAVAGSVVVMIAAGGLFYYASQAAMHKRQASSSAEVIVTIHPHNCEPNALSVPAGRTTFRIVNRSERAVEWEILDGVMVLEERENIAPGLSAVINANLKPGDYTITCGLLSNPHGTMKVIPTAASDAFAKAKPTLVAFLGPLSEYRVYLSLQSSALLKAITALQAAVDAGDLSQAQAAYLPARAAYQHIAPATQRFSEVDNAVNARAYYYEKREQDPDFGGFHRIEYSLFDQHTVEGLSPVVQKLQADVTRLKQQMLAQSMQPEQLVGGVIHTLRSLADLRSNGEEERYSHSDLNGFAANLDGARKVIELMRPLLVMSHLDLLQRIDSATAALDEQLKEFSIDGVFRPYDQVSADQRQQVSAKAQTLADALAGIDPALGLSDL